tgccctgaccccagtcaagggatcaaacctgtgacactgtttcatagcctgagctcaatccactgagctacgccagccagggctaactttttCTAAAGATGTATTTTCTTGACAATTAACATGAACCAATTTTGATTATTTGAATTAcatctgatttcactcatatttttgTTAGTCTAAATAGTTCAGTGATATAATCTAAAATGTAATGAGGTTTGCCTTGAcagatgtgactcagtggattgaatgctggcctgcaaaccaaaagggctCCCATGgaaacccagtcagggcacacacctgggctgtgggctaggtccccagttgtaGCAGGCAAGTGAGAggcacagattgatgtttctttcacacatcaatgtttctctccctctcttttccttctctccccctctctctaaaaataaataaatcttcaaaaaaataaaatggaatggaattttaaaattacatttgcaaaCTTTCCTGCCTAAAGCCTGTGTTATTATAGTTCAGAAGTAGCATGCACATTGtcaaatttgcattttctaaaatatcaattGTTAAGGTGGTCGGTGACATAGGCTATGAAAttcacaaacagaagaaagtatagagaataaagtttttattcactctccaagaaagaagaggggcatggtgtggagagatacatcagcattgaggggtgggggctttgagcttttgtTGGATCATAATTGGATTAAGAAAGGGTTGGGGGTTTTACTGTtctgtggcccctgggctgttggggtGTTGTAACACAATGTTATCTTCTGCATGTGGCTATAGGGAGTGGTTAGTTCTGTTTttgcttccagtaatttccagtcctggggacaagctcagaagagtaaaaaaaGGCAGTCATGATTAACAGGGTCATAGGCCTGCTAAGGCAAATGGTGCTGACTTTGTCCTTTCATCAGTGATTATATTACATTAGGTGGGATGAAAGTTAAAAACTTGTACTCCCAAGTCCTTAAGCACAAGACCATGGCTGCTGTGTGTGGGTCAGAGACTCTGTGTCCTCTGCTGTCTTGGGTAGCAGGGGAGGTATTACAgactctttgtttccttttttttctgttttctcttctcttcctgagtGTAGATACTTCTAATAGGAGGAGTGGAACCTCATGTTAGGGAGATGAATGCAAATGGATCTTAACTTCAAATCCCCTGGTTCCAGTTCAGTTAACCCTCCCCATCCGGTTTTCTTGTGGTTGATTCATAACCTGACTTGCTTCCTTAACTCTAAGCATCAACTTTGACACTCTAGTCTAGGCTTTGAGGATAGGAAGGAACCTGAGAACAAAATCTATTGCTGGCTACTGGTAAACTTCTACCCTCATTTCAGAGGCTGGAAATGAGACAACCTGAAATGATTGTTAGAAGAATACTATGACTTTAGGGGACATTAGAGTCTAGTGGACCCACAaggaaaataaactagaaaaggAGGGGgcatatgctttattttattgacTCCAAGATGCCATCATTTATAAGttgtactgttttttttaaataagcgaCTAAGAAAAATGCTGCCTATTTAACATTTTCCATATGTAAAATCACACCACTGAAATTGCATAGTCTAGGAACAACAAGACAATGTTACAGTAATTAGCCTCAGAAGGTATCTTGAAAAAGGTATCATGAAACCAAGAAAGAACTAAATAATTAGTACTTAAAAAGTCAGGCAGGTGCCCACGGCCTGCCTGCGTGCCTTTCCAGCTCTGAGAATATATATGTCTAGTTCTACTGTGAATGGTTGATTCAAAGATGCActctttatattttaacatatttgaaaTGGGAATACATCTAAAAATTGCTGGTATGGTGTAGTTTAGTTGACAGTATTATTTCATGGTTACACATTTTTCAATCGGGGCATCTTAAGATTGATGAAATAGGGATGAAAAAACCAATGGGAGTTGAGTGTTACGGATAATTTTGCAGGACTTTATAGCTACTTAAATTTTGGGAACTGAATTATTCTCTAACAATGATTGACAATGGATAATTTAGAAATTGTCCTTGTTGGTATGAGTAACCAGCATTTTAGCCATTGATTCAAGTTTATTTTCAATTGAAAAACTTTCATAAGCTAAGTTTTGACAGTCGTGTAAATATTGTGAATAGCGATAGTgagctttttctttaaatgctgAGAGCTTTGTTAAATTTAGTTTTTTGAGGCTTATCCTTGAGTTCTGTTTTCTGATTTGTCATGTATATCTTGAAGTTCATAGTAAATTAACCAGTATGTTGTATTTTCTTCTCTACTTGGTTACAAAATAAACTTTTCCTAAAGAGAAATTTTGATTTGATGGACCTCTCTACTTCCTGAGATAACTGGAGAGAAAAAAGGCCAAATTGTTAGcatgttgggtttttttaaatgtttatttgaataTCTTAGGCTTGTTACTTTGTTTCACATATTATCTCTCCTTGCTAACAGAAGCGATTCATTTGACTACTTGATGCCAATGAAAATTGTTACAGGCCTGGATTTTTCCTTCAGTTCTACAAAGTAGTTACCAAGACATCTCTAAGCTGAAGCAGCACCACGGCTTACAGAGCAATTTTTGTTTGATGGTCTGCGTTAGAGTTTATTGTACGATGGCTTCCAACTGTTAGTGATCCTGTTCTGAGAAGGATTTGAACTTTACCCATGTCTTAGAGTGAGCTCTCCATCTCTAGTTAAGGCATACACCTGGAGGCGTGCAACAATTAATGCAATTAGGCTGGAAAGCACTATAGGGCTTAATTCACTCCTGACCTTTTTTCATGTTACCAGGCCCATGGTATTAAATTTGTTTGACCTCTCTTACCTTTCTTTCCTGCAGAGTGTCTTCCATATTCATGTTGCATTTTGTAGAAGGGTTACCACATAACAACTTGCAACACTACTCATTTCAGTTTGAAGGCTGTCTTTACCAAATAACTTCTGTAATTCAATACCATGCAAATAATCATTTCATAACATGGATTTTAGATGCTGATGGTAAgtgttaaaacatttttcttttatgatattAGGCACAGAGActtaactctattttttttttaatttttttttaaaaagacagactTTGACTTAACTATTTTTCGCTCTCTTCTTGCCCtggcctttaatttttttagacaAACAATGATATCATATACTACTGGTGGTTTATAGCTTGCCatttttcagttaatatttttgtttttgtattacaTGAGTAATGTATGTTCAGTATAAAAAATGGTggtaattttgatattttttaggTACATTGATCGTACTTGCAAAGAAAATGCATGGTACTAAGGGTTTTtaactgagaaagaacaaaaataacaagTTTTACGTACTTTGCAGTTGttagtaatataaataaaagtaaacaccTATTTCTGAAACTATTCGTCATTATAAACTTCAGCCTTCTCTCACTATGAAATGGTTTGCTTAACAGCTACATTAAAGGTAAAgcctttatttaaataattaggCTTTTCAGTAGAAAGATAATTAGTACAGCTCATGGATTTTGCTAATTTATTCCTTCTATTTATCTAATGTAATTTAGTTTGTGAGGAAACTAAACCTGAGGGATGTTTTCCTCACAAACCTGAGTTTGTTTTCCTCACAATGTTCACTTTATCTTACACAAGATAACTCAGTCCCTTATCTTTGGCACCAaaggaccagttttgtggaagacagtttttctaCGCACtagggcggggaggtgggggaatgGTTTGGgaatgattcaagtgcattacattcaagctcatcTCTTGCTGTGCAtcccggttcctaacaggcccagtcTGGTACCAGTACACAGCCCAAAAGTTGAGGACCTTGCCTTAAAGTAGCATATATCAGgctgttgatattttttatttttctattcttttattgtttgGACACTGTTTATATTTGGTATTTTTCTCCTGGGGATGATTTTGGATGGACAACACTAAGTACTTTGCAAACTGAAACTTGCATTGGGGGGAAGTGGTTCTCagtaacaaacaaaaactaaaaaaacaacttattttaatttttattgcattccAGGGAATGAAGTATCTTCTTTAGGTAGAAGAGGTTAAATGGTTTCCATCCCTGACAGCATATAAAAATCATGGTTAGCTTATTTAAAATGACCTTATTCGCCCCTAGACCAATTGTCTGTCTCTGGAGATTGGGCCCAAATATTaatcaggtgattctgatgtgcacCTGTGGTGGGTAAGCACTGACCCAGACAAAGAAGAGGTTCTCAAAGTCTTAATGGGTGTAGAATAAGTAGTGAGTTCAGGTAGTTTATAAGGGTGCATCCACATAAACTTAGTGAATGGTTTTGTCTGGTGTGTATGAGTTTGTAAAGGGGGTTGACCTCTTCCCCTGTCATCCATCATCCCATTcctactttacaaatgagaaaactgaggcttataaataaaaaggagacacctaaatacctaattttttttaaccaaaagaaaataagaaaaattgaaaCATATTAGTACTTGAGTTAACAGCTTCATTTATCTTGATAGTTCATATATATGGGAAAAATCGATTTTCTGATGTTGTTGGATAAATTAGGTAATGCTGTATTCTGAGTCccaaaagttaaataatttgtcttGATTCTTGTATTTTAAGAAAGAGTAAAAACTCTTTCAAATTTCTGGATGTTCCATAACTTCTGTTATCCAAAAAAGGACTTTAAGACTTGGCAGAGAAAAATGGTGACATGAGGTTGTGGCCATGTTTTTGAGTATTCTGTCAGTGGGTATTCAGTGATACAGCCGTTAAAAGTGGTGGTTTTGAATGTCTGACCTCTTTcacttcttccctctttctccaggAAGTTGGCTGGAATGTGATGATTTAAAAGGTCCATGTTCTGAAAGGCACGAGAAATTTGAAGTCCCTGCTTCAGAAATGCATATTGTTATTTGGGAAAGAACAACAACCCAAATGACAGATAAAGCACCTGACTGTCTTCCATTTCAAAAGACTAATGATCAACATACTTCCAGTGATGAGAAACAGGAACCTCCACTATTGTGTTTTGTGGGTGATGCTGCCTCAGCTGAAACACCCTCAGGAACACACCTCCAAAATACGTCAGTTGCTCCTTATACTCCTTCCCAGGTTGAAGGTGTAGCTAATGGACCTCATATACTTTCAGGTCTGAAAGGTTTGGTTGACAGTGATATTTCACCTTTGATGCTTGAAAAAATACAGGTTAACTCTGAAGGTTTCCTGTTAGAAAGTATACCTGTGGCAAAAAATGGAGTGATCATCAAAACAAATACTTTACAATCACAGGAGACGCTAATGGCTGCTTTAGTATCAGCTCCATGTAATAAGGAAAAGCTTATTCAAGACCATCTTGTGGACTTCAGCTTTCCATCTCGGATTATGAATACAAACATGCAGTCAGTACAACCAAATTCAGAAAATACTGTAATTACTAAACCTGTGACTAATGTTCATGCTGCTGGTCCTCTACAGGAACTAAAGTCAGTAGAAATTGAGAGTACAGTTGCCCTAGAGGAGGATGTTCCATTAAAACAGTTTCTTTCaccaaaaactgagaaattaaaatcAGAAGAACACATTACACCTCAGGAAtctaatttaaagagaaaattttctcAAACCGTAGCAGCTGAGTCATCACAGAATCAATCTCTGAAAGAAAATCCGAAGAAACCATTTGTAGGGAGTTGGGTTAAAGGCTTATTAAGCAAGGGCGCTTCTTTTATGCCACCTTGTGTTTCAGCTCTTAGTAGAAACGCTGTAACTGATTTACAGCCTTCAGTTAAGGGGGCAAGTAATTTTGGTGGCTTTAAAACTAAAGGTATGAACCAGAAGGCTCATGGGTCATCTAAGAAAGTTCGTAGGGGTGCCAGTAAGTCTCCTACGGCCAGTCACCTTCCACTGAGTCTGCCATCTTCAGGTAGCACGGCTTCTTCACACGCAAATGTTAATGCTGACCTGGAAGTTTCGAAGAAACATGAAAAAGCCTCATATGAAACTCAACTCAACCACAGGTCTCATGGAAGTGAGAATGGTATTTCATCAAACCATGAAGACTCTGTTGAGGGTCAGATTCATAAACTTCGTCTAAAACTTCTTAAAAAACTTaaggcaaaaaagaagaaattagctGCTCTTATGtcttccccccaaaatggaaagtTTCCAAGTGAAAATTTAGAACACATGTCCCATTGTGGGTCTCCAAATGACAGTCAATCAGTAGAAGACTTGTTAAAAGAACTACAATATCAAATTGATATTGCTGATAATAAATCTGGAGGAACCACCATGCCCAATGTTTTTCCACACAGTGGCCAAACTCATGAAGAAATTTTAGCAGAATTATTGTCTCCTGCAAGTGTTTCAGCAGAACTCTCAGAAAATGGGGAGGCTGACTTTAGATACTTAGAAATGGGAGGTAACCATAACCTAGCACCAGTACCAAGTGAATTAAATGGTATTTCCCAAAACACACATCTGGGACAAGACCATAATTATTGCAGCCCCACTAAGAAAAATCATTGCCACGTTCAGCCAGACTCGCTAACAAGTAATGCCTGTGTTAGAACATTGAACTTGGAAAGTTCCCTGAAGACTGATatttttgatgagtttttttccACTCCAACATTAAATTCTTTACCAAATGACACAGACTTACCATATTTTGATGACTATCTGTTTGAGAgttgttgaatgtttattaactctttttagtttaatatttattattgtctttaaaaaaacttaactaTATTTTTGGGTAGTGTTTGTACACTGGCCTTGTCATTGAACAAAATATAAGCTGCTGAAGGTTTTACCTCTGATTATGCCcctaaaatatgtaatatgttttaaaattaaaatgaccagGAATCTGTTCTCTTTGTTGGcttcactttatatttttaggaCAAGGACGATTTCAAAATGtcaaaaagggaaaagtggtaTCTGAGTTTCTGACAGTGTATAGTTTTGGTACATtaaatttccacattttaaattttgttacatTGGTTCAGGAAGAACACTAGTTTATATAAACTTAAGTCACTGCATATGACATATAGCTGTGTGACTGTTCTTGCTAATGGTACTGGGGTAGAGTGGAATGTAAACTCCCATAGAGCCGGTCACCTTTTACTTTCCGTATAGAGGGTGGCAGGAAACCGTGTTACTAGAAATTTAAGTAATGGTAGTGATCAATAAATGACTTGTAACAGGAGAAGTAATCCATTTTTGCATTGATGGGCAAGAATTTACTTTGTCATAAATATCATCTTTCTCCCCAAGTGTTTATTTCTGTAACCAAAGTGGGGGCAGAATATTATTTGGGAGAAAATAATAACCATTGCTTACAAACCTTGTTATGTGTTAAGAGTTATTTAtgaaacattaattcatttaaaccTTAACATTCCAATGAGCAAGATACTTGTATCATAGTTAACACACAAAGTGATAGAGCTGGGATTGCAAAGCATGGTTACTATAGCAGTTGAAGGTGCTGCGCTTGCCAATACAGGCTTTTTCTCTCAAGCTTCATTTAAAGTTTGGATGCCCAGCGGCATCCCTGCTGTAGTGACTTGTTAGCAGTAGTTACTAAGGTTTAAGGGTGGCAGTCTTGGGGTAGAATGCTTTAACAGGGATTCAAtcctttatcatttatttgtctAAGTTACTACCAAATCtcgccccccccctttttttattacaaaagtaatacatgtttattataaggaagaagtgaaaatacaaagaaacaccAAGATTTTAGACCATCCATCTTCATCTATTATCACACTTAGTGGTAATAACTACTgcaaacattttcatattttatgtatatggaTGGTAAGAAGTAAAAGTGGGATTCTACTGTGCCTATTTGTATGATCTGTTTTTACTTAATGTTTAGGGAACcttttttccatcactttaaaaaaattaatatattttattgattatgctattacagttgtcacatttcccccctttgttcctttccaccctgcacacccccaccctcccacccacatctgacccacttaattcatgtccatgggtcatacatgttctttgacttcatttcccatactattcttaacctccccctgtctattttgtacctaccatttatgcttctgactccctgtatcttttcccccattctccccacttcccctccccactgataatgcTCCATGTAGTCTggatttctgtggttctgttcctgttatagttgtttgcttagttcctttttgttttttttaggttcagttgtgtgtgtgttgtcattttactgttctattttttatctttttttcttaggtaagtccctttaacatttcatatattaagggcttggtgatgatgaactcctttaacttgaccttatctggggagcactttatctgcctttccattctaaatgaaagctttgctggatagagcaatcttggatgtaggtctttgcctttcatgacttggaatacttctttccagccctttcctgcctgtaagatttcttttgagaaatcagctaatagtcttatggacactcctttgtaggtaactcttctcttgccgcttttaagattccctctttatctttaatcttgggtgatgtattTAGGATGAGCATTGGTTTGTGCTTACTAgggcccaacttgtttggggttctgagcttccaggacttcctggaagtttatttcctttgccagattggggaagttcttcattgtgttttcaatttcttgctcttcctcttctctttctggcacccctatgatttcgatgttgaaatgtttaaagttgtcctggaggttcctaagcctctctccattttttcaagttcttatttctcattgtgttctggttgaatgtttctttcttccttctggttgaaaccactgttgatttgagtcctggtttccttcccattactgttggttccctgtacattttatttattttacttttcataggcttcactttttcctctatattgtgatcatactcaaccatttctgtgagcatcctgattaccagtgtttcaaactgtgcatctgataggttggctgtcacttcatcacttagttgtattttttcgtgagctttgatctgtactttcatttgggccatttttttgtcttggcgcacctgttacgtagtaaggggtggagccttaggtattagccagggtggggcaacccaggttgctgctttgtgatgctacatgtgggggaggggtctgagagggaacaaagcTGCTTGTTCAGTTCTCTGGCGGCGTTCAGTCATTTCctctgctacctacaagcaaattgggcccttctggtgctgattcccgggtgggtggttttgtgtatgttctggaaccctgtggttctctccaacaaagtctcctgtgaggctgaaaaTTTTTCCcgctgcctcaacctccacaggttttttcagtcagaggttttgaagcattatttccccacactggagccctgggtttcgaggtctgttttgctccccagttgttcctcccagtttatctgcatacCTATATGGGACCTCTTGCTCCGCCAGCCGCTGCCTTgtccaccccagtcctccagccactgccttgcagtGAGTCCTGTCTGCCCGACTGCCCGTCTGCgaccctcctaccggtctggatgaatgtttcttctttaactccttggttgtcttacatacagttcaattttctgtcagctctggttggttttgtttttaaatttgttgtcctttcagttgtgtgaggaggaacagtgtatctacctatgcctccatctgacGCAGAGTCCTCCATCACAGGTTTTGACAACATTGTGTGGATTACCATTGTCTCACCAGTCTTTAGGTGTTGAGGTGCTTTGTGATGCTTTGTTATTAATTGCCCTATGGGGATTATctttattgataaaatataacaagaacaggTTCTGCAACACCAGTCTAACCTGACAGTCAAGagaagtggactggaatgcacgtgcATGAACAACGATGACTTCTCTGTACTAGTTAGTAGGGGCAGTAGACGGcattgagtgggcatgtgtactgtgtggccatcacattcaaaatgactgagtgagtagagcgatgaaatctgcatcatattttgtgttaaccttgaacattcctccgaggaaactattcggatgattcagaaggctgcagctatgggcaactgataaTTGGCAGCTTCaattcatcatgacaacatgtgCTTTCACACATCaggtctcatgcagagattttttgcaaaacatcaagtcacccaggtggctcagctcctctacagcccagatttggtatcCTGTGACTtatagcttttcccaaaactaaaatcacctttgaaagggaagagatttcaggctgttgatgagattcaggaaaatatgatggggtagctgatggcgattccaacaaaggattttgcagtgctttgaacagtggaagagatgctagGAGAAGTCTGAAGTCGCAAGGTGCCTATTttcaaggggactgaggcgtcattgtcttatgtacaggACATTCTTAATGTTTCTTTGGTagcatgtggctggatactttctggccAGACCTCATGCCAAAGTGTATGATTCCTATTAGACTTCCAACTGGAGATAATTGCAAAGGAAAATGAAGCTGCAATGCTGGGGACCAGGAGAGAGGCAGACACCAGAGATTCTCATTTAGGAATGAAAAATGCATGGGTCATATTTAATGCTCTGATATAGAGGGGTCATTTAGGGGTTAAGGCAGCTTTGGAGAACAAAAGAGGCAGTAGGAGGAAAACCAGGTGAGCGGGGTGTCCtgaaaatcaaaggaagaaagatttgtttgttctttaaggAGTAACTGATGCTGATCTGTCAGATGCTGCTGTGAGGCAGAGCAATATACGAGAACTAGGAAATAACCATTGCCTTTGCTAACAGGAGCCCTTGGTTCAATGGAGCTGTAAGGACAAGTGAGAGGGTTCAAGAGTGAAGGGCGGTGAGAAAGTGCAGATAAGGACTCATTCTTTTGAAACATCTGGTGACTTGAGGGAATGGGAGGTCAAggtttttgttaatatttttaagatgggCAGTGTcacaatgtgtttgtgtgtgaaattGCTTGTTCTGTAGATAGGAGAAGGGACAGTAGTGGGAGCAAATTTCTCCAGGGATGGGATCCAGTATactggggtggggtaggggtgtgcaaaaagaaacaatttatttattgaaatagtgtatatttattattacatgAAGTTTGAAGTTTCAActtaagtcaccttcaaagtactctccagttgatgcagtacacctatcaagacatttttttccactgctcaaaacagtttctgaattcagtgattttgatgccttttagtgattctgctttttttgtttcacctcttccacatcggcaaaacatctccctttaatgacttttttttatcAGGGTAACAAAAAGTTACTTGGTGTaagatcaggtaaatagggagggtggggcatgggagtcatgccatttttggtcaaaaactgctgaaccctCCATGCAGTGTGGGttggtgtgcttgtaaatcacccatcatgaaattggcaaatgttttgaaagagtcttcaaaaaaattcactgaagccaaacacagcctctcacaccaccacgagctagtacactgatacatatgggttcctagaacattcaccttgcaggggaagcctgtactaaaagggtcctgccctccagaagataattctggtgtttgttttgctttgttttgttttggagagGGGATCCCCTCTTGTACAAGAGGAGAGTGTGACCTTAAGAGCTTGAAGAGTTTACCCACTGTAATGCCAAGAAAGATGAAGTATCTAGGTACAGATGTTAGGAGATTGGATGATTAGAGATTGAGAAAGGTCTGGTGATTACTTTCTCAAGGATATGGTGGAATCATCAGCTGAGGTTGTGAGGGGAGAAGGAGTTAAAGGCTGGGGAAGAGAGGTTTGAATTACTAGTTTCGTAAACTAATCCAATGGGGACATGCAGTAAGCTTGCTAG
The sequence above is a segment of the Phyllostomus discolor isolate MPI-MPIP mPhyDis1 chromosome 2, mPhyDis1.pri.v3, whole genome shotgun sequence genome. Coding sequences within it:
- the USPL1 gene encoding SUMO-specific isopeptidase USPL1 isoform X1 translates to MMDSSKTGNGLPVIAPGTDVGVSSLHMVGYLGKNYDSANIPSDGYCPACREKGKLKTLKTYRISFQESIYLCEDLQCIYPLGCRSLNLISPDLENHHTPKKPQKRKLLETNHKDSPSLANSKKNKSHTVIDGERVLKSKHNGEAYDKTSSDLLDFLHGGEQSPFRTTDFLGQEEILEAAVTDVAAEEDAPAVDVFGTGETSQNEGGTSELEMLPESRCTPFCQTSCVQWKNSYALCWLDCILSVLVHLKVVKKVVMTDPCPKEEESVFSQLFTNYNQASKLLHTSLLDVKDGDYKNLTSEIFAKIETSLNEVRNNIFIRLQPQLGCTLGDMESPVFAFPLLLKIEARIEKLFMYSFSWNFECSQCGHKYQNRCMKNLATFTNVIPEWHPLNAAHFGPCNNCDSKSQIRKMVLKKVSSIFMLHFVEGLPHNNLQHYSFQFEGCLYQITSVIQYHANNHFITWILDADGSWLECDDLKGPCSERHEKFEVPASEMHIVIWERTTTQMTDKAPDCLPFQKTNDQHTSSDEKQEPPLLCFVGDAASAETPSGTHLQNTSVAPYTPSQVEGVANGPHILSGLKGLVDSDISPLMLEKIQVNSEGFLLESIPVAKNGVIIKTNTLQSQETLMAALVSAPCNKEKLIQDHLVDFSFPSRIMNTNMQSVQPNSENTVITKPVTNVHAAGPLQELKSVEIESTVALEEDVPLKQFLSPKTEKLKSEEHITPQESNLKRKFSQTVAAESSQNQSLKENPKKPFVGSWVKGLLSKGASFMPPCVSALSRNAVTDLQPSVKGASNFGGFKTKGMNQKAHGSSKKVRRGASKSPTASHLPLSLPSSGSTASSHANVNADLEVSKKHEKASYETQLNHRSHGSENGISSNHEDSVEGQIHKLRLKLLKKLKAKKKKLAALMSSPQNGKFPSENLEHMSHCGSPNDSQSVEDLLKELQYQIDIADNKSGGTTMPNVFPHSGQTHEEILAELLSPASVSAELSENGEADFRYLEMGGNHNLAPVPSELNGISQNTHLGQDHNYCSPTKKNHCHVQPDSLTSNACVRTLNLESSLKTDIFDEFFSTPTLNSLPNDTDLPYFDDYLFESC
- the USPL1 gene encoding SUMO-specific isopeptidase USPL1 isoform X2 — encoded protein: MLPESRCTPFCQTSCVQWKNSYALCWLDCILSVLVHLKVVKKVVMTDPCPKEEESVFSQLFTNYNQASKLLHTSLLDVKDGDYKNLTSEIFAKIETSLNEVRNNIFIRLQPQLGCTLGDMESPVFAFPLLLKIEARIEKLFMYSFSWNFECSQCGHKYQNRCMKNLATFTNVIPEWHPLNAAHFGPCNNCDSKSQIRKMVLKKVSSIFMLHFVEGLPHNNLQHYSFQFEGCLYQITSVIQYHANNHFITWILDADGSWLECDDLKGPCSERHEKFEVPASEMHIVIWERTTTQMTDKAPDCLPFQKTNDQHTSSDEKQEPPLLCFVGDAASAETPSGTHLQNTSVAPYTPSQVEGVANGPHILSGLKGLVDSDISPLMLEKIQVNSEGFLLESIPVAKNGVIIKTNTLQSQETLMAALVSAPCNKEKLIQDHLVDFSFPSRIMNTNMQSVQPNSENTVITKPVTNVHAAGPLQELKSVEIESTVALEEDVPLKQFLSPKTEKLKSEEHITPQESNLKRKFSQTVAAESSQNQSLKENPKKPFVGSWVKGLLSKGASFMPPCVSALSRNAVTDLQPSVKGASNFGGFKTKGMNQKAHGSSKKVRRGASKSPTASHLPLSLPSSGSTASSHANVNADLEVSKKHEKASYETQLNHRSHGSENGISSNHEDSVEGQIHKLRLKLLKKLKAKKKKLAALMSSPQNGKFPSENLEHMSHCGSPNDSQSVEDLLKELQYQIDIADNKSGGTTMPNVFPHSGQTHEEILAELLSPASVSAELSENGEADFRYLEMGGNHNLAPVPSELNGISQNTHLGQDHNYCSPTKKNHCHVQPDSLTSNACVRTLNLESSLKTDIFDEFFSTPTLNSLPNDTDLPYFDDYLFESC